From the Ignavibacteriales bacterium genome, the window GAAGGCTTTAACTACTATACTTCGAATGCCTTCTTTCCGACGTCTAATCAGGTGTTTAAGCTTGTTCTTCACGGAGCTCCGCAGGAACATGGGTACTCATGGAGTCAGAATATCGCTTACTTCAAAAAATATTCCTATGGCGCTAACCTTGCTCCTTTCCTGCCAAATACTATAGTAGACCAGCTTCCGCCTAACGCTACTACCGGCGATGCAAACTATGGTCTTACCGACGGTGTTAGAGAACTTGATGGACCAACCTATACCAGCCTTGCTCACAATTTTTTCCACAAACCGCAGCTTGAATTATCTCACGCGATTACTCTGAGCAATAAGGCTATACTAAATTCAACATTCTTCTATTCTATCGGACGCGGCGGCGGCTCGAGCCTTAATAGCTCCGGTACGGTTTTCCGTCTTAATAGGGGTGTTGGAAGCAACGGTATGACGGTTGATACACTCGTTGTTGATAAGCTGGGTCCTGATGGATTCGTTGACGACCTTAGCGTTGCAACAAACACCTACCTTGCTAATGCTTTCCAGAGAACAAGTTACTCACTGCACAGCCAGTTTGGTTTGCTTTCCAGCTATACACAGCAGGTCAGCAATAAATTCCAATTTACTGCTGGTGGTGAATTCAGAAGTTGGACAGCAGATCACCCGGGTTATTTTACCAATATGTACGGTAATACAACAAGGACTTTCCGTTATTCCAGGAGGGATACTTCCGGTAATCTCGGTACTTTCAACCGTGTAGTTTACCAGGGTGACCTTGACGGACCAAACGACGTAGGTGATCCGTTCAGTTGGAATATAACGGATGCTAACGGTACATATAATAATCAGTACAGAAATTATAGGGGAGAGACACCACAGTTTACTCTGTTTACTCAGGGAAATCTCCAATTTAATAAGGTGAACTTTATGGGCTCGCTTCAATACGTATGGTACAAATACAAGATCACCGAAAGAATGCCTAGTGAAAATGCTATCGGTCAACAGTTAACTCAGTCACAGGTTTCATCACTGGGAATAACCCAGGAAGGCGCTATCGGGGATAATTTTTATATGAAGGATAATAGCGGAAACTATTACGAGTTTCCTTTGGTAAACGCCGAGAGAAGTCGTGGCTTCTTCCAGCCTAAACTTGGTGTGAACTATAACATAAATAATAATTGGAATACTTTTGCCAGTTTTGCGCACGTTGAAAGGTTCGTAAACCTCAGCGTTTATTATAACTCCGGCAGAATTAATCCTGATGCGGAAGACGAAAAGTCAAACCAGTTCGAAGCAGGTGTTGGCTTTGGTAATGAAAATGCTGCTTTAAAGCTCAACGGATACTACATGATCTGGGACAACAAGTCCACTACTATTACAGATCCATCCAAAGCTGGAGAGCCGGGCTATGACAGAAATGGAAATAAAACCGAACTCATTGGTTCCTCGATAAATAAAGGAATAGAGTTCGAAATGAATGTATCAATTGCTAAACTGACTAAGATTCCCGGACTCGGGGTACGCGGATCGTTTACTTATATGGATAATGTATGGAGCGATATACTTCCTTCCGTGGAAACCAATCCGGATGGAACAAGGAGAGCCTTTAATACTGGTGCTCTCGATCAAAATGGTAACGTTGATACGTTGTATTATGATGAGTTAGACGGTACACCCGTTGCCAGCGGACCTCAGCTTATCAGTACACTGAGCTTGACTTATAACCATAAGAGCTTCTTTGGTAATATTGATCTAAGCAACTATTCTAGGAATATCCTGCTTGACGGCGGTACATATATGGCTGTCGATGGTGAATTCGTCGGAACTAATGCCGCGGGACAGCAGCTCTTCCAATCCGAATACAGTGATCAATTACCATCTGCTACTATTCTCGATGCTGACGTTGGTTATAACTTTAATTTCAATAAATATCTTAAAGGAAGTATTACGTTCCAGGTTTTAAATATCTTTGACAGTGAATGGCTCTCCTCTTCTGATAACTTCGGTGTAATACCGGGCTTGGGCAGAACATTCAGAGGAAATCTTACTATTGGTTTATAAGCCGTAGTCTCCACATTCTTTGTTACCACCTTTCAAATGAATACGTAGACAGCCTGCTTCGGTGGGCTGTTTGCTTTATATGTTTATATATACTTTACAATTCCTTAACTTAGATTAAGTAAATTTGCCAATGGAAGTTCAGCAGGAAGCTCATTCGGAACAAAATATTCGTGACGTTGATACCGTTATTATTTCAGATGTACATCTGGGCTCACCTGTGTGCCGTGCAAAACGTCTCGTCGAAGTCCTCGAGGGCTTCCGCTTCAACAGGCTTATCCTAAATGGCGATATCTTCGATGATGTTAATTTTAAACGCCTCAGTAGCGCGCACTGGAAATTCCTCTCCTACATCCGCAAAATATCTAACCCCGAAAAGAACATCGAGGTCGTGTGGGTCGAAGGCAATCATGACGAAGGACTTGCCGAAATAATTTCCGTTCTTATTGGTATTCCCGCTTACAAAGAATACGAATGGGAGCATGCCGGTAAAAAGATACTTGCCATTCACGGCCATCAGTGGGACCGCTTCCTAAATGAGAACGTTTTTATCAGCAAAGTCGCCGCTGCGTTTTATCTTTACACGCAGAAGTTTGGAAAGGGGAGACAGAAGATATCGCGCTTCCTTAAGCGCAGGAGCAAGAGATGGCTCCGGCTCACTGGTAAAGTCGCCGGGGGAGCGATAGACCACGCTAAGTTCAAAGGTGTGAACGTTGTGATTTGCGGGCATACACACCACACTTTTCAAAAAGAAGATAAAGGAATAATATACTTTAATTCCGGGTGCTGGACTGATGTACCCTCGTCATTGGTAGTTATAGAGCATTCTGGAGAAATAAGGATCGAGGATTTTGATTAAAATTTCCTAATTATTGAAACTTTCCCGGGAAATTACGTACTATTAAATGAAGCTAGGATAGGTCAAAAACCTTCCAAAAAACTACGTTAATTTCCTCTTGTTTTAGTTGAATGCCCGCCTCAAATGGCGGGCTTTTTATATAAAAATTTTTTTTTCAGGTATTTGAAACTTATTCTCTGATACGTCCGTACATTAGATAAAATCGTTCTTTTCACACACATTTTTTCCCTTTGTTTTAATTGTAAGGATACCGCCTTGAATCCCATCGAGGCGGTTTTTTTTATGTTTAAAAAGCTCCTGTTTTTCCCTAATTTCAAGCAATGCAGATAATTCTTATAGGAATAGGAGGTTTCCTGGGAGCTATATCCAGGTTTCTTCTATCCAGATTCGTCAATTCAGCCGTGACGAGTTTTCCCTACGGAACGCTCGCCGTAAATGTCATTGGCAGTTTTCTTCTTGCCCTCATATTGTATGGATTGTCCTTTGAAAAGCAAATTTCCATTAATCTCCGTGATCTTCTTGCTATTGGCTTTATGGGATCCTTTACGACAATGTCTGCATTTTCATACGAGACCATGCGCTTTATTGAGCTGGGACAGGTTTTCCCGGCAGTAATAAATGTAGTTTTAAATGTAGTGCTTTGCCTGCTCGCGGTTTTTCTCGGCAGGGAATTGGCTTTAATTATATCCAGGTAAAATGCAGAAAGAATCCGAAGCAAGATTGTTACGTATCTTTATTGGTGAAAGCGATAAGTTCGAAGGTAAGACCCTTTATCAATATCTGGTTGAATACCTTCGTAAAAATCATTACTCCGGTGTGACCGTACTTCGCGGCATCAGCGGGTTCGGCAAAGACAGCAAGATCCATACATCAGACATTCTTACTCTTTCATCTGACCTCCCGATCGTCATTGAGATCGTTGATACCGTAGAAAAAATAGATGCTTTAAAGAAAGTGTTTGATGAGACTAATATGATTGGCAGCGCATTGATCACTGAGGAAAAAATAAAGATCATTCAATACGGAAGGAACGAATAACTACCTTCCTGCCTTCAGAAGCTCATTGATATTCCCGTACAGATTGATGTAATCATCATAGCTTCTCCTTACTATTTCCTGTGCTTCCTCTTTATTGTATACGTGTGTTATCTCGACCTCCTTACGATGCTTACCGGGCGCTTCTTTGTATGTAAGGAAGTAGTGCTTTAACCTGTCTATCAATTGCTCCGGACAGTCCGTTATATCTTTCCAGTTACCATAAACACTGTCGCCCTTCATCACCGCGATTATCTTATCGTCCGCTTCATTGTTATCTATCATCCTCAGACCACCGATAGGGATTGCCTTCAGCAAAATATTTCCCATATTGATAACCTTTTCTGTCAGCACGCAAATATCCAGCGGATCGCCGTCTCCCTTGATAGCATCCCTTCCGGCTTTTTCACGGCAATACTCTGCCACCTTTTCACCGCAATAAGTCTGCGGTATAAAGCCGTATGGCGTTGGGCATATATTGGAATACATTTGCGGACGGTCTATCGTTAATATCCCGCTGTTCTTATCAATTTCATATTTAACCGTGTCGGTAGGAACTATCTCTATGTAGCTGGTGACTATCTCCGGGCAATTTTCTCCTATATTTACTCCGTGCCACGGGTGAGCCTTTAATATGCTTCTTATCTCACCCCATATTTTCGCAAGTTCTTTTTCCATGTATGATTTTATGAGTTATACTGTAATGATCTGCGGATTATTTCCTCTGTGCTGAGCTCCGATGCACCGTTCTTTGTTACCTCTGT encodes:
- a CDS encoding TonB-dependent receptor; this translates as MAKKFLLLIVLFAGAGFFNSSMAQDTESPPDSTKYSTETIEINRAVDRETPVSFSNVSQEQIESRTYSQDAPLLVRNVPGFYSYSSDGVGNGEAKLYIRGFTQEYVQVLINGIPTNDPESNAVYWSNWGSVSSNAGSFQIQRGAGSSLYGAGSFGGSFNIVTQLPSLTPFYGLEFAVGDPTSTRYGVKLGTGLLGGKFSSELNIQRKVANGSRTDGRYEGFNYYTSNAFFPTSNQVFKLVLHGAPQEHGYSWSQNIAYFKKYSYGANLAPFLPNTIVDQLPPNATTGDANYGLTDGVRELDGPTYTSLAHNFFHKPQLELSHAITLSNKAILNSTFFYSIGRGGGSSLNSSGTVFRLNRGVGSNGMTVDTLVVDKLGPDGFVDDLSVATNTYLANAFQRTSYSLHSQFGLLSSYTQQVSNKFQFTAGGEFRSWTADHPGYFTNMYGNTTRTFRYSRRDTSGNLGTFNRVVYQGDLDGPNDVGDPFSWNITDANGTYNNQYRNYRGETPQFTLFTQGNLQFNKVNFMGSLQYVWYKYKITERMPSENAIGQQLTQSQVSSLGITQEGAIGDNFYMKDNSGNYYEFPLVNAERSRGFFQPKLGVNYNINNNWNTFASFAHVERFVNLSVYYNSGRINPDAEDEKSNQFEAGVGFGNENAALKLNGYYMIWDNKSTTITDPSKAGEPGYDRNGNKTELIGSSINKGIEFEMNVSIAKLTKIPGLGVRGSFTYMDNVWSDILPSVETNPDGTRRAFNTGALDQNGNVDTLYYDELDGTPVASGPQLISTLSLTYNHKSFFGNIDLSNYSRNILLDGGTYMAVDGEFVGTNAAGQQLFQSEYSDQLPSATILDADVGYNFNFNKYLKGSITFQVLNIFDSEWLSSSDNFGVIPGLGRTFRGNLTIGL
- a CDS encoding UDP-2,3-diacylglucosamine diphosphatase — protein: MEVQQEAHSEQNIRDVDTVIISDVHLGSPVCRAKRLVEVLEGFRFNRLILNGDIFDDVNFKRLSSAHWKFLSYIRKISNPEKNIEVVWVEGNHDEGLAEIISVLIGIPAYKEYEWEHAGKKILAIHGHQWDRFLNENVFISKVAAAFYLYTQKFGKGRQKISRFLKRRSKRWLRLTGKVAGGAIDHAKFKGVNVVICGHTHHTFQKEDKGIIYFNSGCWTDVPSSLVVIEHSGEIRIEDFD
- the crcB gene encoding fluoride efflux transporter CrcB, translating into MQIILIGIGGFLGAISRFLLSRFVNSAVTSFPYGTLAVNVIGSFLLALILYGLSFEKQISINLRDLLAIGFMGSFTTMSAFSYETMRFIELGQVFPAVINVVLNVVLCLLAVFLGRELALIISR
- a CDS encoding DUF190 domain-containing protein, with the translated sequence MQKESEARLLRIFIGESDKFEGKTLYQYLVEYLRKNHYSGVTVLRGISGFGKDSKIHTSDILTLSSDLPIVIEIVDTVEKIDALKKVFDETNMIGSALITEEKIKIIQYGRNE
- a CDS encoding inorganic pyrophosphatase, giving the protein MEKELAKIWGEIRSILKAHPWHGVNIGENCPEIVTSYIEIVPTDTVKYEIDKNSGILTIDRPQMYSNICPTPYGFIPQTYCGEKVAEYCREKAGRDAIKGDGDPLDICVLTEKVINMGNILLKAIPIGGLRMIDNNEADDKIIAVMKGDSVYGNWKDITDCPEQLIDRLKHYFLTYKEAPGKHRKEVEITHVYNKEEAQEIVRRSYDDYINLYGNINELLKAGR